The following DNA comes from Lonchura striata isolate bLonStr1 chromosome 4, bLonStr1.mat, whole genome shotgun sequence.
AAAGAAAGTGCTTGGAAaatcagagcagagctggaggaaagCCCCCACTGCTTTATCTGCCTGCCAGGCAGCAGTGCTGTTTGGGTGCCCACCCAGAGGGCTCTGGAGATGCAGCTCTCAGTGGCGTTATCTCATTGGGATGCTCCACTTTGAAACATTGGGAGGTTTTATGAGGCTGTGGGGACCACTCCAGGTGGgaggtgcagctctgctgcccttggCCGCACAGTGCTGCCCATCCGAGGTGCAGGCTCCTGTCACAACCACTGAGCTCAGCTGGGTGGTGACATTACTATGTCCAGGGAGCAGGAAACTCAGGAGAGCTTTCCTGCTCCTTCATGATActcagacaaaaaaatccaccagTACACGGTTCAGTATTTCAAATCCCAAACTAAAGGGAAGTTTCTGCGCAGGAGGTGCCAGGAGGTGGCACAAGGACAAATCCCTGGCTTGTTTGATGACACGCCAAGCTGAGCACTGGGATCTGGGAGGGCTTTGTGGGGCCAAGTTCTAGCCAGAGGCACATGCAAAGGCTTTGCTCTAGCCTGCAAATATTTCATTCCTTGTTGCAGGCACAGGTACCACGACATGAGGGCTGTattcctggtgctgctcctctgggatgTGGCCTATGCTTACCCTGTAAGTACCCCCTGGACTGACactcccaccccaaaccccttgGTTTTGCTCAGCCAAGGCACACTGATCACTGATCAAATTTCTCCTGGATGTGTTTAGGTGCCTGGCCATGAACCCACCCACCCCAGTGCCCTGCAGGAGGTAAGCCACAGGTGCCCCTGTCCCACAGGGAGCAGTCCCTCAGGGAGCAAGTCTGGGATGgggagccagccctgggcaggcatCCTTGGACCAGGAACCTGGGAGGGATCTGCTGCTTCTGTGGGTCTTTGAGCTTTGTCTGTCTGCTCAGTCTTTTCAAGCTGGGCTGGTTTCACCCTGTTTTGACTTGCCTTCCTGAAAAAGTTCCCAGTTCACCTGACACCTTTGCTATGCTGGCCCTGAAAAAGCAGTTTCTGTGCTCTGAACTAGCCCAGCTTGGGCTTTTCTGGGCTGCCCTTTTGTTGATGGCAAccattttattttgtatctGCAGATATAACTAAAGGGCTGAGGTGCAAGAAATAGAAAAGACTTGAGCTTTTGCATGGCTTGGGAATGaggtcctgcagcagcagcagcagtaaacGTGCTGTGGTTGGTGTTTAATAAACCAAAAGCACCATGTCATGTTTTGCCTCCAGGATACTGCAAATGAAGATTACATTGGCAAGCTGGGCAACCACCTAGATGGTGGAGATGGCAGACATCCTCCTGCCAGTCCAGAGGCAGGGGAAAATGCACTTGCCAGGGACCTGACGGGTGGGAATGCCGTGGATGAGCTCAGTGGCCAAGATGTGGGAGGCCGAGCTGGGCAGGCTCAGCATGTGAATCAGGACCACAAAGACGTGAGCGTCCGCAATGGGAATGACCTTGGTTTCCTGGTGAGTGAGTGAGTGGAGAGGAATGTTTTGTTCTGCCGGGAAAGCTCTCTTGGCCCCAAAGCTGGCATTGGTCAAGGCTGTGCTTGGCTGTGCATTCATCTGTTTGTCACCTCCGTAGGAGGTGGATGCGCGTGACGCTGACGATGCTGACAATGGAGACCACTACGGCACCAGCGCCAGCAGGTTTCCCTCCCACGGCGGCGGGTTCCTGGACGAGGAGGATGACAGCGGGGACGACACCTTCGATGCCAatggggaagaggagaggggTGAAGGCCCCACCTACGTGGCTGGTGCTGATGGGGCAGGGGAACACGAGCATGATGCTGGCCGTGGGGCCGGCATGGGGCAtggcgacagcagcagcagcagcagcgagagCGTCGGGGCAGACCACCAGCGCTACAGGAGCTACGGCTTTGGCCGTGCTTACAGGCACAgaggggccagcagcagcagccaggaggaggagagctACGACTTCCACGATGAAGCTATGCAGGGGGATGATCCCTCTGTCTTCGatggcccaggcagcagctacAGGATGCGCCACGCTGGCCCCCGTGCTCTGGGGAACAGCGGGGACAGTGCCCAGGGGGCTGGCTCCCACCACTGGGAGGAGGGTGACAGCAGGTCCCCTGAGGTGGAGGATGGTGACTCTGGAGAAGACAGCCCATCTGTGGAGAACAGTCAGTCAGAAGAGCCTGTTGACAGCCAGTcagaggaaaaaagctccagCCACTCCagggaggatggggatggggatggggaggatAGCCCCTCCAGGGAGGATGAGGACAGTGAGTCCAGGGAGAGCACTGCTGAGCAGTCAGATGAAGAGCTAGGGGAGACCCCGGAGGTGGTGAGAACCTTGAATGAACACAGCAACAGTCGAACATGGGAACAACAGGAGGACTGGGATTCTGCTGAGGACAGGAGTGTGCCATCCACACCTGACAGTGAATCCAGGGAAGAAGAGGGTGAACTGAACAAGTCCAGTGAAGATGATGATGACACTGTGGAGGAGTCAGAGGAGAATGAGAATGACTCTGTGCCAAGCACATCAGCTGAGAGCCCAGAGTCCCCAGAGGAtgacagcagcccagaggaCAACACAGGTGAGGACAGCAGGTCCACAGAGAGCGACAACAGCGAGTCCCAGGAAGATGAGGATGACATGGAGAGCCACTCCCAGGAGGATACCACCCGTGAGTCCAGCAGCCACGGGGATGACAGCTCCGTGCAGAGCCTGGAGAGTGGGGGCCGCAAGCAGCGGCTGGGCGCCCTCCGCCACAGACCTGCTGCTGACTATGATGACAATGACTGCCAGGATGGGTACTGACCTGTGCCCCACGGCCTCGGCGGCACGGAGGGTGTGGGGGGAGGAGGGGTTAATTTATTTGCCATATAGCCTGAGTGACTTCTTCTCGAGAAGGTGCTGTGGTTAAAACAGAGTCGGGTTTGCCGGGGCTAGGCCTGGGCATGCTACAAAGGGAGAGAAAGGGTTGCCAGGCACATGGAAAACACTGAACCACAGcaagaaaaggtattttctgtatcaagctggagagcagctgaggGCTGTGAATGCCAGCAGGGTGATGCTGCCCACTTGCCCCAGTGGCACAGTGGTGGCTTGGCACTCCTGGGCATGCTGGGCAGGTCCCTGTGTTCACCTCTTGTGTTTACCTACCACTGCCCTTAAACACATCTGCCCAGACTACAATTGGAGCTTTCCATTAACTCCATGTCCAGCACATAAAGAGAAAAAGCTACAGCTGGTGTGCACACCTGGTGcatgggcacagcagggtgTGAAGTACCACTTCAGGATGGGATGtatgtaatatttttattattttgtaagAAATGTACAGAAAACATTATACTGTATCCTTTTTGCACTTGTATTTCAAAGCTGAAATATACCCTGTTGATTTCCTTAATCACCATTAAAACCACCAAACTCCACTGTAGTGTGGTTTGAGGTGTTGCTGGTTTTTTCCTCCTGGGTGTGCCAGGATCTGCAGTTTGGGGTCGGACCAGAAGGAGTGGGAAGTAAAGGGCAGGATACTTGTGTGGGGAGCCACAACATGCTGGGAGGAgggggaaagcaaaagctgagGGTGCTCGCACTCCCTCTATTTCCAGGTGCCCCGAAGGTGATACCTGCCCCCTGGTGAATCCACAGTGGGGTGGAAAGTCTGGCTGATTACCCCAGTGAGCTGGGCCTGAGGCTTTGCTGTATTGGGGCCATCACCTCCTGCAATGTGACCAAGGGTTGTGCTGCTCTTCCTGAAGTGTTGGAAAGGTGTCCCAGGGCACGAGGACTCTTCTGATCCATTGGCTCTGTGTGCCCATGGTGGCCCCTGGTACCAGGTTCCCTGCAGTAGAGAAGCAAGTGAGCAAGGTAAAGGTGTTACTATGTGTAAAGCCTGTTTTACTCTGTGTGACACttggttggttttttccctcctaTTAGCAAGTAAAAAACATGTTATTTAAAGtcacattattttaaatgccaCCCAGGCCCTTCTTCCTTGTTCATGTGTGCAAGACAAGCAGTGCAATGTGGGTTTTGATGCTGACAGGTGAAGCCTTGGGCTGTTGTGTCACTGTGCAGTTTCCCAGCATGGAGTTttggctctgcagggcacagtCCCCAAGGGGCCAGGGTGAGTGGGTACACTCCATCCAAGTGCCAAGTCTCAGAGGTGTCACTGCTGAGCACTGCATTACCAAATTCAAGAaccagtaaaaaaattaaatatttttctgctactTATAGCAGAACCACACTTAATTTGTAGCCTGTTTCTACCACTGTGAAGGCTGGGAGCCCAACAGCTCCTTGTTCTAATGgaaattatgttttttaattttcaccCTTTGTAAAcctttttctgcttctgtatGAGATCAGCTCTGAAACTTGTGGCTTCCCTATGCTGCTGCCTTGGGAATGAGCCTCTTTCCTGACACTTCATCCCCCTAGTTCCCACTTCACTGTGAATACCTCAGCTATGGCGTGGCTCTTATTTTTCGGACACCTCACATCAGTTGTGTGAATAGCTGGGGATACTGTGATGGAAGTGATGCCTATCAGGCTCATGGGCACCAAAATTCTGGGGTGCAGCCCCTGCACTGGGGTGAAAGCCAGCAAGAGTGGCTGTCTTGGGTTTGGCTGCAGCCAAAAGGGCTGGGTCACACCCCTGTGGCTGTGGTTGGGAGCTGTGGCAATGGTGTGTTTGTTgtagcagggcaggcaggactgggagcactgctgctgctcagacagAGGGACACTCTGGTGCTGCCTGTGTCACAGGGCTGGCTCACACTCCGGGCCATCGGAGGGGATGTTCCGTAGGACAGCTGGTGGGGGTGGGCATGGAgcagtttttttccaaattcctccAGGAAGAGGAGTGCAACTCTGCAGTGAGCCCAGCCTGTGAGAAGGATGATCGGGACCTTTCAGGAGTGGGGCGAAGCTACTTCTTGCAAATTTGTCCATGACCTTGTGTCCATCATCATCCTTGTGGGAATGCCAGGGTGCACAGcaagctggcacagctgggcaggggatgTGTCCCCATCCTCCTCATTTCATGCATAGAGAGAAAAACTGGATTGATTTGGGTTTAGCGTGAGCAGGAGGCAAGAGTGCCTTGCAAGCAGGGCCGAGGGTATCCGGCTGCGTGCTCCTGGGGACGTGTGCCACTGCACTTGTGTCCTGGACAGCAACGCCCAAAACTTACCTCCCGCTGGCTGGCTGCTCCCCAAAAGCCAGGGAGCCGCTGCCAGAGCTGACTGCTGCctgccagtcctgccaggacagctTCCCACGGGACCATCCCTCCTGGGTGATGGCTTTCTCTGGGACAGCCTCCTGCCTGGCCGCAGGGAGGGAGCCACTTGTGTTGGGATTGGCCCAGAACCTATCAAGGACATCTGCGAGGTTTTGGGGGACACTGGTGGTATCGGACTATCCCTATCAAATGCTGTTCTTCTctgtgttggaatctgtggtattgatgattccaagattgtagaaagtctctgtctttctgccccgttgccaaagaagaagccataattggtctgtgctggtttcagggttgtttattctgtttatctctaacatgttctgctgccctgccgcagctctgtcctgcagggcagcgtgtggggctctgccctcagtgggatgttacaaacattaaataccagaaactccctgtgctggatttacaataatgtgccaatatctgtcacctacgttgaacagtgtgtccccagcctgaaccaacagaaaaatgccaacaccacagtgaaacatggagagcatgaagaaggaggaaaaggacaagacacacccaatttcctccatcttgtgccctttggacccctaatctagaatcctaaaattttacttttgcacccgtgccacacttaattattacttatatcaaacactcagagcttgtaattcatcctgtaagattgaaaagtcttttccatggccagagatcacagacagtgtctctggggtctctgtccaggggggttcctgacccctgccagggtcccagacctgccagggcagccagagggaagccctggattcccacactctCTATGAGCAGGGCCACCCTGCTTGATATCTGGAAGGGCTTCATGATGGGTAGGACTTCACAGGGTGAGGTTTTGGATGGACAGAGGGAGTGGGACCAAAATATGCTCTCTGGGGGGATTTAAAGGCATTTTTAGGAGTTTATGTAGTTGATTTTTGTGCCACGTGTCTGTGCACTGTGAACATTGGAGGGGAAAactcctgctctctgctgttGGGCTGGCAGGACAAGCAGCTGGGAAGGTCAGCCACAGGCTCTGACATCTCTGGAGATGTTCCTGCCTTCAGTTTCAGAATGATTATGTGATGAAATTGTCAGATTCATTTTTCCCAATGGGTTAGGCAGGGATAAAAAATGCCCACGTCAATGTATGCTTTTATTATCCACCCACGTGACATTCTTTGTGCATTGGGGGTGGCCTCCAGAGCTGAATGCAGCAATTTACTCAGAAATCAGCACTGGGTTTTAAAGCAAGTATTTTTGGACCCATTTGGGTTTTTGAAAGCATGAGCTTGCATAATCTTAAAATAAAGGTTTCTtgtgttgcttttcttttttttttttttttttttttgtcctttctaagaagaaaaaattctatttttaataaGTAGCTGGTGTGGCTGAAGTGGTGGGAGGTGGCAGTGCtgagcctggctgtgccagctgaaCTTGGGGCAGCCACAACATACAAGCTGTACTTATTCAACCCTATTATTTTCCTGGACTTGGTGGGAGAAACACAGAGACCCCTGCACTTGCAGACTACATCTCCATCCAGCAGTGGTTTTATTGACAGTGCAAACAAATTTCCTGAGCTTCTCATGGTGATCTGAGTTCCacagctggctgcagggcttTTCCTTGGCCTGTGTTTGTCTTTAGTGAAATGGGAATATCTGTGGAAGAAACAATGCTAAAGTCACAGAATGGTCttggttggaaggaaccttaaacgCCATCTCAAGCCAACcccccttccatgggcagggacactagaccaggtttctcagagccccatccaacctagtcttgaacacttccagggatggagcacctcctacttctctgagcaacctgttccagtgccccaCCACTCTCACAGcagagaatttcttcctagtatTGAATCTAAACCTTCTCTCTCTCAGTTTGAAGTCATCCCCCCCTTGTCTTGTCACTACACGCCCTTGTAAGAAACTTATCTTcctctttcttgtaggctccctacAAGGTCTGATGGGATTGTCTCTTCTGTGCTCCCTGTGATGGAATTCTGCTGTGGGAACCAGTCCTCTCCAAGCACACACTGGGCTCAGGAGAGTTTGATTACGTTTCTCTGCCCTTTTCAATGGAGAGTAAAAAACCTCTGACGAAATCACTGAGGCCATCAATCTGAACAAAAGAAATATCCCAGACGTGGGAAAACAGCCTTTGACCTCAGTGAAACCCCAAAATGTTGCAAACCTTTTGAATGCttgaaggaaattttttttccagctccctTTTACTGCCATGCACTTTGATGGCAAGTAacttccccatccctggctcAGCCATGTCTTGGGAATTTTCTGGtcctcccagcactgcccaagGAGATGGGCACCATAGGATGGTACAAGTAAAGTGTGTTAGCATCCACCTGTACTGCATCCCCCCCAACTCATGATGGAAACCTTAAAGCTTCAGAGTGAGCAAATGCTTTGCAGTtcagttttttcctgtttcctgaAATGCAAAGCTTCAAAGAGCTGTTGTATTTTAGCAGAAGGCATCAGGTTACTGAACACAGGGACAGAAACTGCACCTGGGGGGCCGAGGCAACACCTGCCCTTTCTGTCCTAGACCTGATATTGTTTCACCTGCAGAGCAAAAAGGGGTTTAATGACAGTGTGAAAACTTTGCAAAGCCaccttttaaaaaacagaaatgagTTCCTGAGTATTAAGGTACTTTTTGCAGAAGACACTTACTTCTCTATGTATTCTGGCCAGTTTGGATGGAGctttgaacaacctggtctatgggaggtgtccctgcccatggtaggggaTTGGGACTAgatgagatttaaggtcccttccaattcaaagccttctgtgattctgtgatatgtGGATACATACATCACTCTTCTGCAACTGATGTGTGTGCACAATAGCAAATAACCAGTGCAAGAGCAGCAGTTCCTGCTGACACCCGCAGCACactctgcctctgctgcaaGTGGGGACTTTTTAATGCCAGACTCAGGGGTTTTAGCAAGCTAGAGCAATATGTGCTGTGGCAGGTAGGTAGGCAGCCATCAGCAGTGCAGCTCAGAAGTGTGCTTCCACACCATCCAGATGCCTGAGGGTCCAAtgttgctgtcgaggcaggacgggaatgaagagatTGACTTAGAAGGCTgttgagagtaaaactctgctttatttaaaatatactgcTCTTTTATATAGAGCTTCACAAGGACTAAATgtattggttctgaagtgaaaacaatttATACTATTGGTTtagagtgcttgacgcacagtgatagaacttaactataaacaatgtgaaaaacaagagagataaagaattatttacattctttcccagcacttttccaggctttttgcctggctagaaactctcagtttctttctttgactgaatatGAGACCCACAGTCCAAGGACACTGATTTAATTTTGTTGGAGAGCTCAGTTCCTGAGCTGGGTGTGCAGGCAGTTGGTTGCTACTTCTGCAATGAACACAAGCTATCTTCCTGCTTGCCTCCTGAAAATCAGGTCTTTTGGGGGgtttatttgcctttttctccTGAGGATGTGTTTGAGGGCTCTCACATGTGGATGAAGGCAGAGACATCTGGGGGGACCAAACCTGGTAACTTGCTCTAGCTGATAAGGAGTTTCTTGTTcctgaaaaaaagtaaaacaaacaaacaaacaaaaaaaaaccaaacagaggAGATCTAATATACAGATATTGCTCAAACACGTGAGGGCCTGGGTGATTTGCTGGGTTTGGTTCCCAGAGTTCAGGGTGTTTCAAAATGCTCACATTACAGAGCTACTCCTGGCCTGCATTTTGCCAGGAAAtagaattaatttcctttttctggtttctgttcagacaaaaaggaaaataatgcaaaacaTTCAGTTGCAGAGGGCAAATATATAAAGGTTATGTGCTGATAATGGAGACTGATACAAGGTGCATTTTAGATATTCTCCCCTCACACTTTTATTCTAAAATTGGACATTGGCAAAAGAATAAtgagctgtgtgtgcagctgaTACTGGTTTGCCTTTGTGTTTGTGCTCTGAGAGGTAAGGGGAAAGAGAACCATTCCTTATTCTTATGCTGTTTCTCCCTCTTTTTGCTCATCACTTCTCTCCCCAGCTGGTGACAGTGGCACACAGACTCCTGTCCCTGATAGTATGTAGGGAGAGCTGGAAGCCAGGGCAGTCTCTGCCTCAGGTGACCCCTAtatgggttttggggtgccctggctgctgagctgcaTGGCAGGGTGCTcctttccctggctgcagcagcacctttgTCTCTTCCCATCATGCTCAAAGTGcccttctggttttgttttctttacttATTTTTGGTCCTGAGGTTTCCTTTCAGAATAGCTGCAGGGCATGGAAATAGGATGGTGTGGCTTCAGCCCTGCAGTGTGCCCGGGTAGGGCAGGAGCACTCTGCTCTGCTCATTTACCACTCTGCAAAAATAATAACTAAATCTGGACTCAGGAGCCATGTCAGCCTAAGCCAGACAGGGACACTCTGACCCTGAGGTCCTCAGGGGCTCGTGCAAGTACACCCAAAATGTACAGGGTGCCCTTGCTGGATGCAAGCTGCAGCACAAAGCTCAGGCCAGTGGCTGGTGCAAACCCCCCCACTAGACCACATTGGTTAAAACTCCATCCTTTGGAGGCAGATAAGctgttctgtgttttgtttcCAGCAAGGTGATATAATTtcataattataaaattatatttcataatTATGAAATTTCAATTGCTTTTAATAACAGATTCCTTTCAGACAAAAGGGTGATTCctccaagccctgccacctTGGAGAGACGGAGTTTTTCCAAAAGCATTAAGGGACCAATGCTCCACGCCTGCCatgtgattatttttaaaggaattttaaaaagtaaatttcaACTGACAATGTTTTGGATGTGCTGGCTGAGTTCCCTGCTGGTCTCTCACCATGGTGCCAGTGaggttgctgctgctggcagcctgccTGGGCAGCACCCACTCCAGGAGCTAAACATAGGTGCTGCCTGCACAAAGCACTTTGGCACATGTTAATTATCCTGGTGCTTTTTAGGAGTCTTGGGTGAAATATGTGTTTTTATAGCcagttttccatattttttttaagcagcctggagcagaagccctttaattacattaaaaattgcCTCCCACCAGGACTGTCTGTTCCCAAGCCCTGATGAAATTTTAAGCTCAAAGCCAGCACATGCTCACTGCTTTCCTAGGCCAGGCAGCTTAGGACAGCAGGGGAGAATGGGAAGCCAGGGCTATCTCTGCCCTGAATGCCCAGCAAGGCAccccctccagctgctccagccccatggGAGTTGGGAAGGACATAGGAATCCTCACAAATGCTGATCTCTCTCTTTATCAGAGGCTGCTGCGTTGGCACAGAACTGAGGATgaggttggcttttttttttttttctttcttggggggtgtttttttttgtgtgggttttcCTGGCACAAGGTGTCAGCTGAAAGCCATGGCCAGCTCCAGGCCTCCCTTATaattaggattctttgcagtgacaCAAGGGGCTTTGAAGCCTGTGGGgtagctgtgctctgcagccccCAGGGGTTGCATGGTGGGCATATGGCATGGTCTGCTGCCAGGGGTTCTGGACCCTCGATGGGCTATGGGGGACCTCTCTGTCCCCAGAAACAAGTTATGTTCATAGTGTTCCCTCAGCAACTAACAAATCCCCATCATGTACCTGTGTAGTCCTGTACCTGCTGGGCTCCCCTGCATGTAGTTGAGGCTGGTTTTGCCCCTAGTTTTGAGAAGAAACATTCAGGTATTTTGTGACAAAGTGGATTTGCCTGTTTTAAATAACCACAGTTTTACCACTAGCTAAGCTGACCattacagatttatttttcagcccttctcttccttctcttccttctcaggCTGGAGCTCTGAAAGCATCAAGTGGGATTTGCAGCTCTCCTTGCCACTACAGGAAGCAAAGTTGCATTCGGTGAGGAGTCATTCCCTGAACTGCTACAGCCCAGATGTGCAGGAGCTTAGGGATCTTTGCTGAGGAGTGCAAGAAAAATCTGGGAAAGAAGGAGAGAGGTGCACTGGAGAGCTGGGTGGATGAAATCCAAGCAGGAAATTATAAATATAGGTAAAGGAGAAAAGACATCTCTGCAGAGGTGGGTGCAGGGGGCAGCATCCGCTTGCTGTATCCTGTCACCAAGGTCCCCAGTGTGATTTGAGTGCACATGTGGATGGGCTTTTTTCATTTCCCCCCCTTATTCTGCTTTGCTGGGGACATACACAGATTTCAGCTGAGCAATGCCTGATTTTTGAGAGCAGGGGACTGGGCTGGCCCCTGTGTGGGTCTGCGTAGTTGGCAGAGCATTAGAAACAAAGCAGACATGCATTTTGTAGCAACACTATGGAGGAAATAGCTCTCAAAGGGGCACTGGTGACACCTGTATCTAGTCCCCTTTTCTTTACCTTCTCTTACCACGGCCTTTGCAGGCATTCTGGAgagggaatttttttatttagttagttttttgggttttttcggTCTAACGGCTCTGCACAagtggctgtggggctgggccTTCAAGGTCGGTCTTTTTGTCTACTTGAAAACACAGTGACAGAATTTCCCAAAAAGGGAGGTAGACACTCCCCAGGAACAGATttcccaatattttttttaattaaaacccaAAGTGTTATTACATCTTGGCCTCCCAGCCGCACATCTGAGGCCAGACCCTCAATTAAGCGGCGCAGCGCAAACCTCGCTGGGTTTGGCAGAGGCATGGGGCGCTATGTTTGTGCACCAAATCTGCCAGC
Coding sequences within:
- the DMP1 gene encoding dentin matrix acidic phosphoprotein 1; this translates as MRAVFLVLLLWDVAYAYPVPGHEPTHPSALQEDTANEDYIGKLGNHLDGGDGRHPPASPEAGENALARDLTGGNAVDELSGQDVGGRAGQAQHVNQDHKDVSVRNGNDLGFLEVDARDADDADNGDHYGTSASRFPSHGGGFLDEEDDSGDDTFDANGEEERGEGPTYVAGADGAGEHEHDAGRGAGMGHGDSSSSSSESVGADHQRYRSYGFGRAYRHRGASSSSQEEESYDFHDEAMQGDDPSVFDGPGSSYRMRHAGPRALGNSGDSAQGAGSHHWEEGDSRSPEVEDGDSGEDSPSVENSQSEEPVDSQSEEKSSSHSREDGDGDGEDSPSREDEDSESRESTAEQSDEELGETPEVVRTLNEHSNSRTWEQQEDWDSAEDRSVPSTPDSESREEEGELNKSSEDDDDTVEESEENENDSVPSTSAESPESPEDDSSPEDNTGEDSRSTESDNSESQEDEDDMESHSQEDTTRESSSHGDDSSVQSLESGGRKQRLGALRHRPAADYDDNDCQDGY